The Chroicocephalus ridibundus chromosome 20, bChrRid1.1, whole genome shotgun sequence genome has a window encoding:
- the GNAT2 gene encoding guanine nucleotide-binding protein G(t) subunit alpha-2 has translation MGSGASAEDKEMAKRSKELEKKLQEDADKEAKTVKLLLLGAGESGKSTIVKQMKIIHQDGYTPEECMEFKAIIYGNILQSILAIIRAMSTLGIDYAESSHADDGRQLFNLADSIEEGTMPPELVDCIKKLWKDGGVQACFDRAAEYQLNDSAAYYLNQLDRITAPGYLPNEQDVLRSRVKTTGIIETKFSVKDLNFRMFDVGGQRSERKKWIHCFEGVTCIIFCGALSAYDMVLVEDDEVNRMHESLHLFNSICNHKFFAATSIILFLNKKDLFEEKIKKVHLSICFPDYDGPNTFEDAGNYIKTQFLDLNMRKDVKEIYSHMTCATDTQNVKFVFDAVTDVIIKENLKDCGLF, from the exons ATGGGGAGCGGGGCCAGCGCCGAGGACAAAGAGATGGCCAAGAGGTCcaaggagctggagaagaagctCCAGGAGGACGCGGATAAGGAGGCCAAGACGGTCAAGTTGCTCTTGCTTG GGGCTGGAGAGTCGGGCAAGAGCACCATCGTCAAGCAGATGAA gatCATCCACCAGGATGGCTACACGCCGGAGGAGTGCATGGAGTTCAAGGCCATCATCTACGGCAACATCCTGCAGTCCATCCTGGCCATCATCCGCGCCATGTCCACGCTGGGCATCGACTACGCCGAGTCGTCCCACGCG GATGACGGCCGGCAGCTCTTCAACCTGGCCGACTCCATCGAGGAGGGGACCATGCCCCCCGAGCTGGTCGACTGCATCAAGAAGCTGTGGAAGGACGGGGGGGTGCAGGCGTGCTTCGACCGCGCCGCCGAGTACCAGCTCAACGACTCGGCCGCGTA tTACCTGAACCAGCTGGACAGGATCACGGCCCCCGGGTACCTCCCCAACGAGCAGGACGTGCTGCGATCCCGAGTGAAGACCACGGGCATCATCGAGACCAAGTTCTCCGTCAAAGACCTGAATTTCAG GATGTTCGACGTGGGAGGGCAGAGATCGGAGCGCAAGAAGTGGATCCACTGCTTCGAGGGGGTGACCTGCATCATCTTCTGCGGGGCGCTGAGCGCCTACGACATGGTGCTGGTGGAGGACGACGAAGTG AACCGCATGCACGAATCCCTGCACCTCTTCAACAGTATATGCAACCACAAGTTCTTCGCCGCCACCTCCATCATCCTCTTCCTCAACAAGAAGGACCTGTTCGAGGAAAAGATCAAGAAGGTCCATCTCAGCATCTGCTTCCCCGATTACGACG GTCCCAACACGTTCGAAGACGCGGGAAATTACATCAAGACCCAGTTCCTGGATCTCAACATGCGGAAGGACGTGAAGGAGATCTACAGCCACATGACCTGTGCCACAGACACGCAGAACGTCAAGTTCGTCTTCGACGCCGTCACGGATGTCATCATCAAAGAGAACCTCAAGGACTGCGGCCTCTTCTGA
- the LOC134525725 gene encoding caskin-1-like, with product MTVAPAWPGHRIPRGSRRPSRGELPAGAGCPDNLPPSSSSSSSPTSSSRPILFLGPASGRVPPGTLVQPRVSCINHQPGEGAAAIARPCRPAAVRVPAGAPAGPRCHRHRHHQPPHHPATPPPPPSPTPAIAIVTPAIVTPATATPGTAMSSAAPAKYPFKKRGSLQAPSPAELRAGPGSRPLQSARSLPGTPHCLKHFPVDLRTSMDGKYKEIAEELFCRSLAESEMRTAPYEFPEESPIEQLEERRQRLERQISQDEKLKPGYLEQLPGKLKLFSNFLGDRKWFAGEKLTFVDFLMFDVLEQNRIFEPKCLEPFKNLKDFMERFGALEKVAAYMKSSRFLKMPINNKMAKWGNKKE from the exons ATGACGGTGGCCCCGGCTTGGCCGGGG caCCGCATCCCCCGGGGCTCCCGACGCCCGAGTCGGGGCGAGCTCCCAGCGGGGGCCGGTTGCCCCGAcaaccttcctccttcctcctcctcctcctcctcgcccacaTCCTCCTCCCGCCCCATCCTCTTCCTCGGCCCGGCTTCCGGCCGGGTTCCGCCGGGGACTTTGGTCCAGCCCCGGGTTTCCTGCATCAATCATCAACCAGGGGAGGGAGCGGCCGCCAtcgcccggccctgccgccctgCAGCCGTAAGAGTCCCCGCCGGGGCCCCCGCGGGCCCCCgctgccaccgccaccgccaccaccaacCACCGCAccaccccgccacccccccccccccgccatcgccAACCCCCGCCATCGCCATCGTCACCCCCGCCATCGTcacccccgccaccgccacccccgGAACCGCCATGTCCTCGGCCGCCCCGGCCAAGTACCCCTTCAAGAAGCGGGGCAGCCTGCaggcccccagccccgcag AGCTGCGGGCTGGGCCGGGGTCGCGGCCCCTGCAGTCGGCGCGTTCCCTGCCCGGGACCCCCCATTGCCTGAAGCATTTCCCCGTGGACTTGCGCACCTCCATGGACGGCAAATACAAGGAGATCGCGGAG GAGCTGTTCTGCCGCTCGCTGGCCGAGAGCGAGATGCGGACGGCGCCCTACGAGTTCCCGGAGGAGAGTCCCATcgagcagctggaggagcggcGGCAGCGCCTCGAACGCCAGATCAGCCAGGAC GAGAAGCTCAAGCCGGGCTACCTGGAGCAGCTCCCGGGCAAGCTGAAGCTCTTCTCCAACTTCTTGGGGGACAGAAAATGGTTTGCCGGGGAGAAG CTCACCTTCGTGGACTTCCTCATGTTTGACGTGCTGGAGCAGAACCGCATCTTCGAGCCCAAGTGCCTGGAGCCCTTCAAGAACCTCAAGGACTTTATGGAACGTTTTGGG GCCCTGGAGAAGGTGGCTGCCTACATGAAGTCCAGCCGCTTCCTGAAGATGCCCATCAACAACAAGATGGCCAAGTGGGGCAACAAGAAGGAGTAG
- the EPS8L3 gene encoding epidermal growth factor receptor kinase substrate 8-like protein 3 yields the protein MGQRAGRCGADVKPLPPPASPSATSSLGGRASGTGIGVSGDTLGVPQGQGPHLVTWGGAGSGRWVKPAGLGWGRMAGHGGAGGSCHPPGWGGGWCGVAAGGWGHTGGDVGTVPIPGPRKQDRAALAGLGKMGEAFGHWSNLPSRNEYDDDPLLRQANSFARPSGKSIYNQRKDYGQTLFKPQTDFQHHVEHLLTVRLERDVRSAEDCLERLKVLEAQGRVWGQDLILQVKDQELVLRDVESKEELEMYPLGSVQGCSASQDDGGYDSVLAISVQERNPPGTSVLLFQCEKLGAEMLKSSLEKLLKQWKEEQRRQHGHRSSPDMPRSPVPPYTQGSYAPPEQWTEIPEPNFHAPPQRRLPPSDYSLTDTQQMPWTNPPSKAMSIVDRDVEVLNHVLGDLDLFVVRLKTALGLASTTNLKKKKKKKGALPSASEYTDFFQKVKYALNLVGRTHQYMQEPNPPEVLRFIFTALSLVLDHCPNPRLALAVETPLLVPEAVELLEKTLHQNDYRTWKSLGIAWNKTRWGGGCPQPSTKGGVQPGGGVWGGHSTHLGFLPARCRAEYPNGDLLPGYIPVFSDGWLPPLMEQVQHRGGQDVPPPASVSPPRSQHPPFSLPPPQLPVTGQGDNPGQAAPFPVQGLVRALYDFEGRNLQELSVRMGDTLQVLDQRKKWWLVQDSQGQKGYVPSNILEPLGQGTRGHSASQDSPPNLLPNSSPAEVTAWLSYKGFSKITVRCLGVLTGHQLLQMSPAELRAVCPEEWRRVLFKLSSVRTSLGMGPQD from the exons ATGGGGCAAAGAGCAGGCAGGTGCGGTGCCGACGTCAAGCCCTTACCCCCGCCCGCGTCACCCTCTGCCACTTCCAGCCTGGGCGGCCGAGCCAGCGGCACCGGGATTGGGGTGAGCGGGGACaccctgggtgtcccccagggacagggaccccaTCTAGTGACATGGGGGGGGGCTGGGTCCGGCCGCTGGGTGAAGCCcgcggggctgggatggggcaggatggcTGGGCacggcggggcaggggggtccTGCCACCCtcctgggtgggggggtggatgGTGTGGGGTGGCCGCAGGTGGTTGGGGACAcactgggggtgacgtggggacgGTGCCCATCCCAGGACCCCGTAAGCAGGATCGAGCCGCCCTTGCTGGCCTTGGCAAGATGGGAGAAGCCTTCGGCCACTGGAGCAACCTCCCATCCCG GAACGAATATGACGACGACCCCCTGCTCCGACAGGCCAACAGCTTCGCCCGCCCCAGCGGGAAAAGCATCTACA ATCAGCGCAAGGACTACGGCCAGACCCTCTTCAAGCCCCAAACCGATTTCCAGCACCACGTCGAG CACCTGCTGACGGTGCGGCTGGAGAGGGACGTGCGCAGCGCCGAGGACTGCCTGGAGCGCCTGAAGGTGCTGGAGGCCCAGGGACGGGTCTGGGGGCAGGATCTCATCCTGCAAGTCAAGGACCAGGAactggtgctgagggatgtggagAGCAAG gaggagctggagatgtACCCGCTGGGCAGCGTGCAGGGATGCTCGGCCTCGCAGGACGACGGCGGCTACGACTCGGTCCTGGCCATCAGCGTCCAAGAACGGAACCCCCCCGGCACCAGCGTCCTTCTCTTCCAGTGCGAGAAGCTGGGG GCGGAGATGCTGAAGAGcagcctggagaagctgctgaagcagtggaaggaggagcagaggaggcagcatgGGCACAG GAGCAGCCCGGACATGCCGCGGAGCCCGGTCCCCCCATACACGCAGGGTTCCTACGCCCCCCCGGAGCAGTGGACAGAGATCCCCGAGCCCAACTTCCACGCGCCCCCCCAGCGCAGGCTGCCCCCCTCGGACTACA GCTTGACGGACACCCAGCAGATGCCATGGACCAACCCCCCCAGCAAGGCCATGTCCATCGTGGACCGAGATGTT GAGGTCCTCAACCACGTGCTGGGCGACCTGGACCTCTTCGTGGTCCGGCTGAAGACAGCCCTGGGCTTGGCCAGCACCACcaacctgaagaagaaaaagaagaagaaaggtg ctctgccctccgCCAGCGAGTACACGGACTTCTTCCAGAAGGTGAAATACGCCCTCAACCTCGTG GGAAGGACCCACCAGTACATGCAGGAACCCAACCCCCCTGAGGTGCTGCGtttcatcttcacggccctctcCTTG GTCCTGGACCACTGCCCCAACCCCCGGCTGGCCCTGGCGGTGGAGACGCCGCTGCTGGTGCCGGAGGCggtggagctgctggagaagacCCTGCACCAGAATGACTACAGGACCTGGAAGAGCCTCGGCATTGCCTGGAATAAGaccaggtgggggggggggtgtccccaaccCAGCACCAAGGGCGGGGTCCAGCCTggggggggtgtatgggggggTCACAGCACCCACCTTGGCTTTCTCCCTGCCCGCTGCAGGGCAGAGTACCCCAACGGTGACCTGCTGCCCGGCTACATCCCCGTCTTCTCGGACGGGTGGTTGCCCCCCTTGATGGAGCAGGTACAGCACAGGGGGGGCCAGGACGTCCCAccgcctgcctcagtttccccacctcgCTCTCAACACCCACCCTTCTCTCTGCCGCCCCCGCAGTTGCCGGTCACCGGCCAGGGGGACAATCCTGGCCAAGC GGCCCCCTTCCCTGTGCAGGGGCTGGTGCGAGCCCTGTATGACTTTGAGGGCAGGAACCTGCAGGAGCTGAGCGTCAGGATGGGGGACACGCTGCAG GTCCTGGACCAGCGGAAGAAGTGGTGGCTGGTGCAGGACAGCCAGGGCCAGAAGGGCTACGTCCCCAGCAACATCCTGGAGCCCCTGGGGCAGGGGACGAGGGGGCACAGCGCCAGCCAG GACAGcccccccaacctgctccccAACTCCTCGCCGGCGGAGGTGACAGCTTGGCTGAGCTACAAGGGTTTCTCCAAGAT CACGGTGCGGTGCCTGGGGGTGCTGACGggccaccagctgctgcagatgAGCCCGGCCGAGCTGCGAGCCGTCTGTCCCGAGGAGTGGCGGCGGGTCCTCTTCAAGCTCTCCTCCGTCAGGACGTCCCTGGGG ATGGGCCCCCAGGACTGA